A genomic segment from Desulfurispirillum indicum S5 encodes:
- a CDS encoding sensor histidine kinase, whose translation MRSAGTAFARTLLLLILVLAHTPAFAASQLPFDVTHLHNTHSLVERMEFLYDPLAEHNYRDIMASDTWQALPASYLGYSSRPVWTRVTISNSAPRNRAVILWNTRPLVQHVDVYIVDEDTLLEHHRLGYMNQAEPSNTSPFNSFLLKLTPDQTVTIYTRTQTAAEVDVEWLVSTVTDFSREAIKRYLFWGVYLGLLFAFILYSAISSFDLRQPKFLAHFSFCVVSLFFVLAYSGITRFADFGIPNTYWFYSMWVLGYGGYIAVILFVMYFFRTSSTMPGMHVWLQVLLMATSLLVLLWLAAPSLPSIYALTPQMASFNLLLYLTFFAVAWHAVKRRQSGALIFLSGQGLVLLLSAVLFFVGESGIIEHLNYVTLAIPLNIFLHITSISLAIGKDGRDGRYELESQKQSMLNQSRFAVIGRSLGMIAHQWRTPLARLGALLSELQTYLEPARTADDHTQRIREVIIPRMRESVAFMGSTVDDFRNFYSSGSTREEFFPDRTIKQVLLMLKEIPLFQRTSVHCHAPDEALCMLGYPGAFAHVLMILLENALDTFSERNTADPSLHISWQQRENTLILQVEDNGGGICIHPVEKIFSSFISSKVHKGMGMGLSIARMLVEERMGGTIQAGNTGRGALFTVTLPLRGSAPLNDSKHVE comes from the coding sequence TGTACGACCCCCTTGCCGAGCACAACTACCGTGACATCATGGCAAGCGACACCTGGCAGGCTCTGCCCGCCAGCTATTTGGGCTACTCTTCTCGGCCGGTGTGGACTCGCGTTACCATAAGCAATTCTGCTCCCAGGAACAGAGCGGTGATTCTCTGGAACACCCGTCCACTGGTGCAGCATGTCGATGTCTATATCGTCGACGAAGACACCCTTCTCGAGCATCACAGGCTGGGATACATGAATCAAGCCGAACCGTCCAATACTTCGCCCTTTAACAGCTTCCTGCTGAAGCTCACTCCCGATCAGACGGTTACGATTTACACCCGCACCCAGACGGCTGCAGAAGTTGACGTGGAGTGGCTTGTCAGCACGGTTACTGACTTCTCCCGCGAAGCTATCAAGCGATACCTCTTCTGGGGAGTTTACCTGGGCCTGCTGTTCGCGTTTATTCTCTACAGCGCCATCAGCAGCTTTGACCTGCGTCAGCCGAAATTCCTGGCCCACTTCAGCTTCTGTGTGGTTTCGCTCTTTTTTGTGCTGGCGTACAGTGGAATCACCCGCTTCGCTGACTTTGGCATCCCCAATACATACTGGTTCTACAGCATGTGGGTGCTCGGCTATGGTGGGTATATCGCCGTCATTCTCTTTGTCATGTATTTTTTCCGAACCAGCAGCACCATGCCCGGAATGCATGTGTGGCTCCAGGTACTGCTCATGGCCACCAGTCTGCTGGTTCTGCTCTGGCTTGCCGCGCCATCGCTGCCCAGCATATACGCACTGACACCGCAAATGGCCAGCTTCAACCTGTTGCTCTATCTCACTTTTTTTGCTGTCGCGTGGCACGCCGTAAAGAGACGCCAGAGCGGGGCCCTTATCTTTCTCAGCGGCCAGGGGCTGGTTCTTCTGCTTTCTGCTGTGCTTTTTTTCGTGGGAGAATCCGGCATCATCGAACACCTGAACTATGTCACCCTCGCCATTCCCCTGAACATTTTCCTCCACATCACTTCCATCTCGCTGGCCATCGGAAAAGACGGTCGCGACGGACGCTACGAGCTGGAATCCCAGAAGCAGAGCATGCTGAATCAGTCCCGCTTTGCGGTCATCGGTCGCTCCCTGGGCATGATCGCCCACCAGTGGCGCACCCCCCTCGCCCGTCTTGGTGCTTTGCTCAGCGAGCTGCAGACCTACCTTGAACCTGCCCGAACGGCAGATGATCACACGCAGCGCATCAGGGAAGTCATTATACCCCGCATGCGTGAAAGCGTTGCCTTTATGGGCAGTACGGTTGATGATTTCAGGAACTTCTACAGCTCCGGCAGCACCAGGGAGGAGTTTTTTCCAGATCGCACCATCAAACAGGTTCTGCTCATGCTTAAAGAGATCCCCCTGTTTCAACGCACAAGCGTACACTGCCACGCCCCGGACGAAGCGCTCTGCATGCTCGGATATCCCGGTGCCTTTGCCCACGTGCTGATGATCCTGCTGGAAAACGCACTGGACACCTTCAGCGAACGCAACACCGCCGATCCAAGTCTCCATATTTCCTGGCAGCAGCGCGAAAACACGCTGATTCTCCAGGTGGAGGATAATGGCGGGGGCATCTGCATCCATCCTGTGGAAAAAATCTTTTCATCGTTCATCAGCAGTAAGGTTCACAAGGGAATGGGGATGGGGCTGAGCATTGCCAGGATGCTGGTGGAAGAGCGTATGGGAGGAACTATTCAGGCAGGCAACACTGGCCGCGGAGCGCTTTTCACGGTGACACTGCCCCTGCGCGGAAGTGCGCCATTGAACGACAGCAAACATGTCGAATAG